Sequence from the Mycobacterium florentinum genome:
CGTCGCTCCCTTGATGTTGACCATGATCCGTACTCCTTGACTGAGGTGAACTACTTTTACTTCTGTCAGGCTAATTGCTGACAGAGACATAGTCAAGTAGGATTTGCTTATGTCTACATGGCCTGCGTCACACCGCTTCGATCTCGCGACGGCGCCCGGCGGTCTGGGGTTTGTGCACGATTTCCTGAACACGGTCCATGAGCCCGACCTGCTCGCCGACACCGCGCTCGCGCGGGACTGGTTGGCCGACGCGGTGGGGACGTGGGCGGAGCTGCGCGGCCTTCCCGCCGAGCCGCCCGCCGTGACGGACGCGGACCTACCAAAACTTCGCGCCTTGCGCGCCTCGATCGCGCGGCTGGTGCGCGGAGAAGCGGACGCCGGGCCGGGTACGGCGACGATTTCCGCGTCGTTCGCGATGTCCGAGACGGGCGAGGTCCGGCTGGAGCCCGTCGGCAGTGGCTGGCGCTGGCTGGCCTCGGCGCTCTGGGGGGAGATCTTGCTCAGCCAGCAGGCGGGAACCTGGCGACGACTGAAGCAATGCCACAACCACCCGTGTGAGTCGACCTTTTACGACCGCTCGAAGAACAACAGTGGCGTCTGGTGCAACGTGAAGACGTGCGGCAATGTCGCCAACCTGCGGGCCTCGCGGGCGCGCCGGCGTGAACGTGAGCGCGCCGCGCAGGACGACCGGCTCAGCCCAGCGCCGGGAGCAGGCGCAGCAGCACCCGAGCCGAACTGATCGCGACCTCCTCGACGAAGAGGTTGAAATCGACGCCGGAGTCGGTGCCGGCCAGGTCGGATAGCGCGCGGATCACCAGCCAGGGAATCCCGAATGCCTCGCAGACCTGGGCCAGCGCGCCGCCCTCCATTTCGATGGCCAGGCCGCCGAGTTCGTCGTGCAACCGGGTGCGGCTGGATTCGCAGTGCAGATACTGATCGCCGGTCAGGACGGTGCCGTAGCTGATCCGCGGCGGCGTGCCGGTGCCGCCCGCCGCCGCGGCCAGCGCCGGCAAGGTGAATCCCTCGAGACGGTGTTTGACGCGATCGAGCAGTTCGGGTTCGACCGGGTAGCCGAAGCGGTCGGTCGGGTTGATGAACGGGACATGCCCCGGCTGATAGGGCGCCAACCGCTCGTCCTCGATGATCCCGAAGTCGTGCTGCACGACCCGGTCGGCGATCACGATGTCACCGATGTGCAACCGCGGATCCAGTCCGCCCGCCACTCCGGTGAAAACGATTGTGTGGCAATGAAATCGGTCGGCCAGCAACGTTGCCACCAGCCCCGTGTTCACCTTGCCCATGCCGGCCGCGGCCAGCACCACCCGGTATGCGTCGAGTTCGCCGGTATCGAAGGTGGTCTGCGCGATCTGTTCGCGCTGGGCTCCCGACAGAACGCTGCGCAGATACGCCCACTCTTGCGGGATTGCACAAATGACGCCGATCGTCACCGCGATTCGCTCGCGTGCAAGTCGCACTCCAATCACCGGCCACTGACGCTGGCACCGCCGGCGATTCTATCGACCCGGTCAGCGGGTCAGCAGCGCTCCGCACCCTTGCGCATGACGCGAGAGTCGTCTCCCCGGCCGCGCCACGTGCTCTTGCGCACCAGGTTCAGCGCGTCACAGGCGCGCGCTTTGA
This genomic interval carries:
- a CDS encoding 5'-methylthioadenosine/adenosylhomocysteine nucleosidase, with the protein product MAVTIGVICAIPQEWAYLRSVLSGAQREQIAQTTFDTGELDAYRVVLAAAGMGKVNTGLVATLLADRFHCHTIVFTGVAGGLDPRLHIGDIVIADRVVQHDFGIIEDERLAPYQPGHVPFINPTDRFGYPVEPELLDRVKHRLEGFTLPALAAAAGGTGTPPRISYGTVLTGDQYLHCESSRTRLHDELGGLAIEMEGGALAQVCEAFGIPWLVIRALSDLAGTDSGVDFNLFVEEVAISSARVLLRLLPALG
- a CDS encoding CGNR zinc finger domain-containing protein, producing the protein MSTWPASHRFDLATAPGGLGFVHDFLNTVHEPDLLADTALARDWLADAVGTWAELRGLPAEPPAVTDADLPKLRALRASIARLVRGEADAGPGTATISASFAMSETGEVRLEPVGSGWRWLASALWGEILLSQQAGTWRRLKQCHNHPCESTFYDRSKNNSGVWCNVKTCGNVANLRASRARRRERERAAQDDRLSPAPGAGAAAPEPN